A stretch of the Pelmatolapia mariae isolate MD_Pm_ZW linkage group LG23, Pm_UMD_F_2, whole genome shotgun sequence genome encodes the following:
- the LOC134620480 gene encoding heat shock 70 kDa protein 12A-like — MSDFIVAIDFGTSYSGYAFSLTPKGAEINPCMKMWGLGLDSLKTPTCILFNENEEFLLFGYEAEKAYSKMKREDAKKNYFFENFKMVLYGKRVSSNVEITAANMKSMTALKVFTEALRYLKEDAQKTISANKEGGEFTASDITWVLTVPAIWDHSAKQFMREAATQAGIITEGTQRKLIIALEPEAASVWCKKLPANGFITQDHDGGSLDQSPGTQFMVVDCGGGTIDITVHEVLDGGALKELHKASGNDLGGNTVDRKYKEFLREIFSCGVWDEYEANFPIEVHKIMCDFKFLKQVDGDIQMSCPFNLGTLAQKRQEIEKFFESVQGASWDCGAIRISRERLRSFFAESLEGIKNSVGVILEKHFNIKYILLVGGYAESQILRQHVVDQFGGECKVLCPFRPQEAIVKGAVMLGRNPAVLASRKCPFAYGFADFEKFDPSKHKKEKKFVVQEEEFCGDIFRKLVEEGEDVGWNETRELILNVLEAKENQTHITIRFYRTQRRNLLYVDEEGVEEVGSLIVRMPTTQGKKHEVKVNIRFGYTEITVTGTGLVYGPIESAMIDFMTKS; from the exons ATGAGTGACTTTATTGTAGCCATAGACTTTGGCACCTCATACAGTGGATATGCCTTCAGCTTGACACCCAAAGGGGCAGAAATTAATCCCTGCATGAAGATGTGGGGTCTCGGACTGGACTCTCTGAAGACTCCAACATGCATTCTGTTCAATGAAAATGAAGAATTTCTGCTGTTTGGTTATGAAGCTGAAAAAGCGTATAGCAAGATGAAAAGAGAAGATGCAAAGAAAAACTACTTCTTTGAAAACTTCAAGATGGTGCTCTACggaaaa AGAGTAAGCAGCAATGTGGAGATTACGGCTGCAAACATGAAGTCAATGACGGCCTTGAAGGTGTTCACAGAAGCTCTAAGATACCTGAAGGAAGATGCTCAAAAAACCATCAGCGCCAACAAAGAAGGGGGTGAGTTCACAGCCTCTGACATCACTTGGGTGCTGACTGTACCTGCCATCTGGGATCATTCAGCAAAGCAGTTCATGAGAGAAGCTGCAACTCAG GCAGGAATCATCACAGAAGGAACTCAGCGCAAACTGATCATCGCACTGGAACCAGAAGCAGCCTCAGTCTGGTGTAAGAAGCTGCCAGCTAATGGCTTCATCACACAGGAccatgatggaggatcactggATCAGTCTCCAGGAACACAGTTCATGGTGGTGGACTGTGGAG gtggAACCATCGACATCACTGTTCATGAAGTCCTGGATGGAGGAGCCCTGAAGGAGCTGCACAAGGCCTCGGGAAATGATTTGGGGGGAAACACAGTGGACAGGAAATACAAAGAGTTCCTCAGAGAAATCTTCAgttgtggtgtctgggatgaaTATGAAGCAAACTTTCCCATTGAGGTTCATAAGATAATGTGTGATTTTAAGTTTCTCAAACAGGTAGATGGTGATATTCAGATGTCCTGTCCATTTAACCTGGGAACACTGGCTCAGAAAAGACAGGAAATAGAAAAGTTCTTTGAATCAGTGCAAGGTGCTTCCTGGGACTGTGGAGCAATCAGAATCTCCAGAGAGAGACTGAGGTCTTTCTTTGCTGAGAGTCTTGAGGGGATTAAGAACAGCGTAGGAGTAATCCTGGAGAAACATTTTAACATCAAGTACATTTTGTTAGTGGGGGGCTACGCTGAAAGCCAGATTCTGCGTCAACATGTTGTTGATcagtttggtggtgagtgtAAAGTTCTATGTCCTTTTAGGCCCCAGGAAGCGATTGTGAAGGGAGCTGTGATGCTTGGAAGAAACCCAGCAGTGTTGGCTTCTCGAAAATGTCCCTTTGCTTACGGGTTTGCAGATTTCGAGAAGTTTGATCCTTCCAAACataagaaggaaaagaaatttGTAGTCCAAGAGGAGGAGTTTTGTGGAgatattttcagaaaacttgtgGAGGAAGGTGAAGATGTTGGCTGGAATGAAACCAGAGAGCTCATCTTAAATGTGTTGGAGGCAAAAGAAAATCAGACACATATAACAATCAGGTTTTATCGCACTCAAAGAAGAAATCTTCTGTATGTGGATGAAGAGGGAGTAGAGGAAGTTGGTTCACTCATTGTTAGAATGCCCACTACACAAGGCAAGAAGCATGAAGTCAAGGTGAACATCAGATTTGGGTACACTGAGATAACGGTCACAGGCACAGGGTTAGTGTATGGGCCTATAGAATCAGCCATGATTGACTTCATGACCAAATCATGA